One part of the Sphingopyxis sp. PAMC25046 genome encodes these proteins:
- a CDS encoding VIT family protein: MHEETHAVTRVGWLRAAILGANDGIVSTASLIAGVAAAGASQSSILVTGTAGLVAGAMSMAAGEYVSVSSQGDAEKADDELEKRHLAADPEFELEELTQIYQERGLTRALAEEVAEQLTAHNALDTHLRDELGMTDVMAARPVQAAAASAASFATGAALPLATVLVDQGDTLPFTVSGASLIFLAILGALGARAGKAPMLRPIVRVTFWGAFAMAATIAIGSLLGTTVG; this comes from the coding sequence ATGCACGAGGAAACCCATGCCGTCACGCGCGTCGGCTGGCTGCGCGCCGCGATCCTGGGCGCCAACGACGGGATCGTGTCGACCGCGAGCCTGATCGCCGGGGTCGCCGCGGCGGGCGCGTCGCAATCGTCGATCCTGGTCACAGGCACAGCAGGGCTCGTCGCGGGCGCGATGTCGATGGCGGCGGGCGAATATGTCTCGGTCAGTTCGCAGGGCGATGCCGAAAAAGCCGACGACGAGCTGGAGAAACGCCACCTCGCCGCCGATCCCGAGTTTGAGCTCGAGGAGCTGACGCAAATCTATCAGGAGCGCGGGCTGACCCGCGCGCTCGCCGAAGAGGTCGCGGAACAGCTCACCGCGCATAATGCGCTCGACACACATTTGCGTGACGAACTGGGCATGACCGATGTGATGGCGGCGCGGCCGGTGCAGGCGGCGGCGGCTTCGGCGGCGAGCTTCGCAACCGGCGCGGCGCTGCCGCTTGCGACGGTGCTGGTCGACCAGGGCGACACGCTGCCTTTCACGGTGTCGGGCGCGTCGCTTATATTCCTCGCGATCCTCGGCGCGCTCGGCGCTAGGGCAGGCAAGGCACCGATGCTGCGTCCCATCGTGCGCGTCACCTTCTGGGGCGCCTTTGCCATGGCCGCGACGATCGCGATCGGCTCGCTGCTCGGAACGACGGTGGGTTAG
- a CDS encoding SMP-30/gluconolactonase/LRE family protein yields MAEFELIADGLRFPEAPVVMDDGSVIVVEIEAKRITRCWPGGKKEVIATPGGGPNGLAIGPDGKLYCCNNGGFNYVESNGYLAPHGIADDYSGGRIERIDIETGAVEVLYKSGDHGVTLRGPNDIMFDAHGGFWFTDHGKVDYAARCHDIVGIFYAKADGSLIEEVIFPSYNPNGIGISPDGTKLYIAETYTCRLTQFNIIAPGEVDDATGPGGPGIPLYRPAGYKFFDSLAMEANGNICVATIGECGISVVSPQGELVEFVVTDDIFTTNIAFGGPDRQDAYITLSGTGRLVRTRWARPGLQLQY; encoded by the coding sequence ATGGCCGAGTTTGAACTGATCGCCGACGGATTGCGCTTCCCCGAGGCGCCGGTCGTGATGGACGACGGCAGCGTCATCGTCGTCGAGATCGAAGCAAAGCGAATCACTCGCTGCTGGCCCGGCGGGAAGAAGGAAGTGATCGCAACCCCCGGCGGCGGCCCCAACGGCCTTGCGATCGGCCCCGACGGCAAGCTTTATTGCTGCAACAACGGCGGGTTCAACTATGTCGAATCGAACGGCTATCTGGCGCCGCACGGGATCGCCGACGATTATTCGGGCGGGCGGATCGAGCGCATCGATATCGAAACGGGCGCGGTCGAAGTGCTGTACAAATCGGGCGATCATGGCGTCACGCTGCGCGGCCCGAACGATATCATGTTCGACGCCCACGGCGGTTTCTGGTTCACCGACCATGGCAAGGTCGATTATGCCGCGCGCTGCCACGACATCGTCGGCATCTTCTACGCCAAGGCCGACGGCAGCCTTATCGAGGAAGTGATCTTCCCGAGCTATAACCCCAACGGCATCGGCATTTCGCCCGACGGGACGAAGCTCTACATCGCCGAAACCTACACCTGCCGCCTGACGCAGTTCAACATCATCGCGCCGGGCGAGGTCGACGACGCCACGGGGCCCGGCGGCCCCGGCATCCCTCTCTACCGCCCCGCGGGCTATAAATTCTTCGACAGCCTCGCCATGGAGGCGAACGGCAATATCTGCGTCGCGACGATCGGCGAGTGCGGGATCAGCGTCGTGTCGCCGCAGGGCGAACTGGTCGAGTTCGTCGTGACCGACGATATCTTCACAACCAACATAGCATTTGGCGGGCCCGACCGGCAGGACGCTTATATCACCCTGTCGGGCACCGGGCGGCTGGTAAGGACGCGCTGGGCGCGGCCCGGACTGCAACTGCAATATTGA
- a CDS encoding TIGR02466 family protein encodes MPVRTLFATNFYEADIGTPDLLEELEDSCRLFAEEDGAGKAWSREHGYKGYTSYASLGDLPERDPAFYDLKKLLDKQVKAFAKACHFDLAKPLKLDSLWVNILKPGGTHSGHIHPHSIVSGTFYVTVPPGSGALKLEDPRLAMLMAAPGRTDAAPEHLHPFIYAEPAAGRVFLWESWLRHEVMPNAAKGERISISFNYR; translated from the coding sequence ATGCCCGTTCGTACGCTGTTCGCCACCAATTTCTACGAGGCCGATATCGGCACGCCCGACCTGCTCGAAGAGCTGGAGGATAGCTGCCGCCTGTTCGCCGAAGAGGATGGCGCGGGCAAGGCGTGGAGCCGCGAGCATGGCTATAAGGGCTATACGAGCTATGCGAGCCTCGGCGACCTGCCCGAGCGCGACCCGGCTTTTTACGACCTCAAGAAGCTGCTCGACAAGCAGGTCAAGGCTTTTGCCAAAGCCTGCCACTTCGACCTCGCCAAGCCGCTCAAGCTCGACAGCCTGTGGGTCAATATCCTGAAACCCGGCGGCACCCACAGCGGCCATATCCACCCGCACAGCATCGTCTCGGGAACCTTCTACGTCACGGTCCCGCCGGGATCGGGCGCGCTCAAGCTCGAGGATCCGCGCCTCGCGATGTTGATGGCCGCGCCGGGGCGCACCGACGCCGCGCCCGAGCATCTCCATCCCTTCATCTATGCCGAACCCGCGGCGGGGCGCGTCTTCCTGTGGGAAAGCTGGTTGCGCCACGAGGTGATGCCCAACGCTGCCAAGGGCGAGCGAATCAGCATCAGCTTTAACTATCGCTGA
- a CDS encoding NAD-dependent succinate-semialdehyde dehydrogenase, with amino-acid sequence MTDTATYDADLQLFIAGAWRSGEGREARPVFNPATAGTIAELPVATAADLDEALAAAERGWPAWRAKTPDERAALMHKAAGLIRERVEHIATLMTLEQGKPIGEARGEVLSAAGLFDYFAEQGKRIEGRVLQRPLGQRAMVTKHPVGPVAGFSPWNFPVNLMVKKIAPALAAGCVVIAKAPEETPGCTSAIMRCIADAGIAGDVVQLVYGDPDMISRHLLASPVIRKVSFTGSTAVGKHLMKLAADRVQRITMELGGHAPVLIFDDCDLETTLDKVVWQKFRNAGQVCISPTRFYVQQGIYDAFVKGFAERTAKVKIGSGLDAETQMGPLANARRIPALEALVADAKAKGARVIAGGEATGDGYFFQPTAIADVPLEADAMSHEPFGPMALIRPFGTEEEALEQANRLPYGLAAFAFTENGRRINRIVDTIESGMVGVNSFVISALDTPFGGIKESGFGSESGPEGLDGYLVSKAVHIY; translated from the coding sequence ATGACCGACACCGCGACCTACGACGCCGACCTCCAGCTTTTCATCGCCGGTGCCTGGCGGAGCGGCGAGGGGCGCGAGGCGCGGCCGGTGTTCAACCCGGCGACCGCGGGCACGATCGCCGAACTGCCGGTGGCGACCGCCGCCGACCTCGACGAGGCGCTCGCCGCCGCCGAGCGCGGCTGGCCCGCCTGGCGCGCGAAGACCCCCGACGAGCGCGCCGCGCTGATGCACAAGGCCGCCGGGCTGATCCGCGAACGCGTCGAGCATATCGCGACGCTGATGACGCTCGAACAGGGCAAGCCGATCGGCGAGGCGCGCGGTGAAGTGCTCTCGGCGGCCGGCCTGTTCGACTATTTCGCCGAGCAGGGCAAACGCATCGAGGGGCGCGTGCTCCAGCGCCCGCTGGGCCAGCGCGCGATGGTCACCAAACATCCGGTCGGCCCCGTCGCGGGCTTCAGCCCGTGGAACTTCCCCGTCAACCTGATGGTCAAGAAGATCGCCCCCGCGCTCGCCGCGGGCTGCGTCGTGATCGCGAAAGCGCCCGAGGAAACCCCGGGCTGCACCAGCGCCATCATGCGCTGCATCGCCGACGCCGGCATTGCGGGAGATGTTGTGCAGCTCGTCTATGGCGACCCCGACATGATCAGCCGCCACCTGCTCGCCAGCCCGGTGATCCGCAAGGTCAGCTTCACCGGCTCGACCGCGGTCGGCAAGCATCTGATGAAGCTCGCCGCCGACCGCGTCCAGCGGATCACAATGGAACTCGGCGGCCATGCGCCGGTGCTGATCTTCGACGATTGCGACCTCGAAACCACGCTCGACAAGGTGGTGTGGCAGAAGTTCCGCAACGCTGGGCAGGTCTGCATCTCGCCGACGCGCTTCTATGTCCAGCAGGGCATCTACGATGCTTTCGTGAAGGGCTTCGCCGAGCGGACGGCGAAGGTGAAGATCGGCAGCGGCCTCGACGCCGAAACTCAGATGGGCCCACTCGCCAATGCGCGCCGCATTCCCGCATTGGAAGCGCTGGTTGCCGACGCCAAGGCCAAGGGCGCGCGCGTGATCGCGGGCGGCGAAGCGACGGGCGACGGCTATTTCTTCCAGCCGACCGCGATCGCCGACGTGCCGCTCGAGGCCGATGCGATGAGCCACGAACCCTTTGGCCCGATGGCGCTGATCCGTCCGTTCGGCACCGAGGAGGAGGCGCTCGAACAGGCGAACCGGCTGCCCTATGGCCTTGCGGCGTTCGCTTTCACCGAGAATGGCCGGCGCATCAACCGCATCGTCGATACGATCGAAAGCGGCATGGTCGGAGTGAACAGCTTCGTGATTTCAGCGCTCGACACGCCATTCGGCGGGATCAAGGAATCGGGCTTCGGCAGCGAAAGCGGGCCCGAAGGTCTCGACGGCTATCTCGTCAGCAAGGCGGTGCATATTTACTAA
- a CDS encoding SDR family oxidoreductase, which translates to MTQKLALVTGGLHRVGAAISARLAREGYALAIHKRSPGEADPVLAEALAETGAISHRFAADLADPAAADALIPAVAEKFGRAPDLLVNNAALFAEGEWADLSAATIAEMMQINLSAPVMLAKALVAASDDRRPAIVNIVDQRVVHPVPDQIAYSLSKSALWQATATLAVAFGGRARINAVAPGLTMATDDYSSAQVERLAKRMPLGALPTPAQIADAVVYLARAEAVTGQTIFVDGGAHLAPMGRDFVALERD; encoded by the coding sequence GTGACGCAGAAGCTCGCTCTCGTTACGGGCGGGCTCCACCGCGTAGGCGCCGCGATTTCGGCGCGGCTGGCGCGCGAAGGCTATGCGCTGGCGATCCATAAACGCAGCCCGGGCGAGGCCGATCCGGTGCTTGCGGAGGCACTGGCCGAGACCGGCGCGATCAGCCACCGCTTTGCCGCGGACCTTGCCGACCCGGCGGCGGCCGATGCACTGATCCCCGCCGTCGCCGAAAAGTTCGGCCGCGCGCCCGATCTGCTCGTCAACAATGCCGCGCTGTTCGCCGAGGGCGAATGGGCCGACCTTTCGGCCGCCACAATAGCCGAAATGATGCAGATCAACCTGTCGGCGCCGGTGATGCTCGCCAAGGCGCTCGTCGCGGCGAGCGACGACCGGCGTCCCGCGATCGTCAATATCGTCGATCAGCGCGTCGTCCATCCGGTGCCCGACCAGATCGCGTACAGCCTGTCGAAATCGGCGCTGTGGCAGGCCACGGCGACGCTGGCGGTGGCCTTCGGGGGTCGCGCGCGGATCAATGCCGTCGCGCCGGGGCTGACGATGGCGACCGACGATTATTCGAGCGCGCAGGTCGAGCGGCTGGCGAAGCGCATGCCGCTGGGCGCGCTGCCGACGCCGGCACAGATCGCCGACGCTGTCGTCTATCTGGCACGCGCCGAAGCGGTGACGGGCCAGACGATCTTCGTCGACGGCGGCGCGCATCTGGCGCCGATGGGGCGCGATTTCGTTGCGCTGGAGCGGGATTAG
- a CDS encoding dihydroneopterin aldolase, with protein MTDILWLEVTGLTVDVLTGIYSEETHLPQPLRISVRAKLAMADHYEPTTPLSRSKNYMHLKFAATEGIPKDVHFVLIESVADHIIDTLFLQDDKVEEVEVKIVKLAIAEEGEEIGITMRRVRK; from the coding sequence GTGACCGATATATTGTGGCTGGAAGTGACCGGGCTGACCGTCGACGTATTGACCGGCATTTATTCCGAAGAGACGCATTTGCCGCAGCCGCTGCGCATATCGGTGCGGGCGAAGCTGGCGATGGCCGATCATTATGAGCCGACCACCCCGCTCAGTCGCTCAAAAAACTATATGCACCTCAAATTCGCGGCGACCGAGGGCATTCCCAAGGACGTCCATTTCGTGCTGATCGAAAGCGTCGCCGACCATATCATCGACACGCTGTTCCTGCAGGACGACAAGGTCGAGGAGGTCGAGGTGAAGATCGTCAAGCTCGCGATCGCCGAGGAAGGCGAAGAGATTGGCATCACCATGCGGCGAGTGCGCAAGTGA
- a CDS encoding N-acetyltransferase — protein sequence MVELLPLSDIEPQAVEALLDAAFGTDRFGRTAYRLREGVDAVPALSFALVGDGALIGTIQCWPVAHRGADGTATSLVMVGPVAVHPDAQRGGHGRMLMAYMLEAAETRADGALMMIGDPEYYGRFFGFTADATAAWDLPGPYEKHRLLARAVNGHSLPTGAGMIGPR from the coding sequence TTGGTCGAGTTACTTCCATTGTCCGATATCGAGCCGCAGGCGGTCGAGGCGCTCCTCGACGCCGCTTTCGGAACGGATCGCTTTGGACGAACCGCCTACCGCCTCCGCGAAGGCGTGGATGCGGTGCCGGCGCTTAGCTTCGCGCTCGTCGGGGACGGCGCGCTGATCGGTACGATCCAGTGCTGGCCGGTCGCGCATCGCGGCGCCGACGGAACCGCGACGTCGCTCGTGATGGTCGGACCGGTGGCGGTGCACCCTGACGCCCAGCGCGGCGGGCATGGCCGTATGTTGATGGCGTATATGCTCGAGGCCGCCGAGACGCGGGCCGACGGCGCGCTGATGATGATCGGCGATCCCGAATATTATGGCCGTTTCTTCGGCTTTACCGCCGACGCGACGGCGGCATGGGATCTGCCCGGACCATATGAGAAGCATCGCCTGCTCGCACGGGCGGTGAACGGGCACAGCCTGCCGACGGGTGCGGGGATGATCGGGCCGCGCTGA
- a CDS encoding DUF1285 domain-containing protein, which translates to MVTPAPSLPEHFSQLSLAEAAELLAARKLPPVESWHPERSGDSAMEIRADGSWFHEGGRINRPAMVKLFSTILRREPDGGHVLVTPAEKLSIAVEDTAFRAVEMKSEGDGTQRRLIFRLNTDDLVMAGADHPLSFGSDPDNPDPRLHVRGTIGNGLEARIDRALYYEIVDMALADGTEPPAIWSNGTRFPLVDA; encoded by the coding sequence ATGGTCACCCCCGCGCCCTCGCTTCCGGAGCATTTCTCGCAGCTCTCGCTCGCCGAAGCGGCCGAACTGCTCGCGGCGCGCAAGCTGCCGCCGGTCGAAAGCTGGCACCCCGAACGCAGCGGCGACAGCGCGATGGAAATCCGCGCCGACGGCAGCTGGTTTCACGAGGGAGGGCGCATCAACCGGCCGGCGATGGTCAAGCTGTTCTCGACGATCCTCCGCCGCGAACCGGACGGCGGCCATGTCCTCGTCACCCCGGCCGAAAAGCTGTCGATCGCGGTTGAGGACACCGCCTTCCGCGCGGTCGAAATGAAGAGCGAGGGCGACGGCACGCAGCGCAGGCTCATCTTCCGCCTCAACACCGACGACCTCGTCATGGCGGGCGCCGATCATCCCTTGAGCTTCGGCAGCGATCCCGACAACCCCGATCCGCGCCTGCATGTGCGCGGGACGATCGGCAACGGGCTCGAAGCCCGGATCGACCGTGCGCTCTATTATGAGATCGTCGACATGGCGCTGGCGGATGGAACCGAACCACCCGCGATCTGGTCGAACGGCACGCGTTTCCCGCTGGTGGACGCCTGA
- a CDS encoding CoA pyrophosphatase, protein MLSEKLRDALDNLLPHPGEDEAYLGTPTLRDAAVLIAFTDRADPGVILTQRPQWLRSHAGQVAFPGGKIDPGDRDAIDAALREAEEEIGLDRRDVMIAGATEPYHSGSGYRITPVLGVIPPDLVFDPNPDEVEDWFEVPLDILFDPDNYARQHANFQGHDRHYYDMVWQRRRIWGVTAGIIINLARRLPAGWHR, encoded by the coding sequence ATGCTCTCCGAAAAGCTGCGCGACGCGCTCGATAATCTGCTGCCCCATCCGGGCGAGGACGAGGCCTATCTCGGAACGCCGACGCTGCGCGACGCCGCGGTGCTCATTGCCTTCACCGACCGGGCCGATCCCGGCGTCATCCTGACCCAACGCCCGCAATGGCTGCGCAGCCACGCGGGACAGGTCGCCTTCCCGGGCGGCAAGATCGATCCGGGCGACCGCGACGCGATCGACGCGGCGCTGCGCGAAGCCGAAGAGGAGATCGGGCTCGACCGCCGCGACGTGATGATCGCGGGCGCGACCGAACCCTATCACTCGGGTAGCGGTTACCGGATCACGCCGGTGCTCGGCGTGATCCCGCCCGATCTCGTCTTCGATCCCAATCCCGACGAGGTCGAGGACTGGTTCGAGGTGCCGCTCGACATCCTCTTCGACCCCGACAATTATGCGCGGCAACATGCGAATTTTCAGGGGCACGACCGCCATTATTATGACATGGTCTGGCAGCGGCGGCGGATCTGGGGCGTGACGGCGGGAATCATCATCAATCTGGCGCGGCGCCTGCCGGCGGGATGGCACCGGTGA
- a CDS encoding CCA tRNA nucleotidyltransferase has protein sequence MRLPPAEWRERPGLRRIVAALTADSGAVKAVGGAVRDTLLGLPVADIDLATPLLPEEVTRRLAAADIKVIPTGIAHGTVTAIANGDHHEITTLRRDVETDGRRATVAFANNWRDDAARRDFTINALYADPDTGVIDDWFGGLVDLEAGRVAFIGDAATRIAEDHLRILRFYRFAARFGRGDLDPASHAAVVTTRQSLKSLSRERIADELLKILALPDPRAIVGQMAADGIFEVLLPELDAGFAAAFDRLVVNECAAAAAIAPLRRLSALLPADAEVAEQVASRLRLSTRHRKHLAALGRHRADVERPIRQLAHAIGVDAARDVHLLAGDPAAIGALSGWTVPALPLKGGDIVARGIAAGPEVARILKAVETEWVAEDFPGASRVAELVDQKIGRASD, from the coding sequence ATGCGGCTCCCGCCCGCCGAATGGCGCGAGCGTCCGGGGCTGCGCCGGATCGTCGCCGCGCTGACCGCCGATAGCGGCGCCGTCAAAGCTGTCGGCGGCGCGGTGCGCGACACGTTGCTCGGCCTGCCTGTCGCCGACATCGATCTCGCGACCCCGCTCCTGCCGGAAGAGGTTACGCGGCGACTCGCGGCGGCCGATATCAAGGTCATTCCGACTGGGATCGCGCACGGCACCGTCACCGCGATCGCCAACGGCGACCATCACGAGATTACGACGCTGCGCCGCGATGTCGAAACCGACGGCCGCCGCGCCACGGTCGCCTTCGCCAACAACTGGCGCGACGATGCTGCGCGCCGCGACTTCACGATCAACGCGCTTTATGCCGATCCCGACACGGGCGTGATCGACGACTGGTTCGGCGGCTTGGTCGACCTCGAAGCGGGGCGGGTCGCCTTTATCGGCGACGCCGCGACGCGCATCGCCGAGGATCATCTGCGCATCCTGCGCTTCTATCGCTTTGCGGCGCGTTTCGGGCGCGGCGACCTCGATCCCGCCAGCCACGCCGCGGTGGTGACCACGCGCCAGTCGCTCAAAAGCCTGTCGCGCGAGCGGATCGCCGACGAACTGCTCAAGATCCTCGCGCTGCCCGATCCCCGCGCGATCGTGGGGCAGATGGCGGCCGACGGCATCTTCGAGGTGTTGCTCCCCGAACTCGATGCGGGCTTTGCCGCCGCCTTCGATCGGCTCGTGGTCAATGAATGTGCGGCTGCCGCAGCCATCGCGCCGCTCCGCCGCCTGTCGGCGCTGCTACCGGCCGACGCTGAGGTCGCCGAACAGGTCGCAAGCCGCCTCCGTCTCTCGACACGGCACCGCAAGCATCTCGCCGCGCTCGGTCGACACCGTGCCGACGTCGAGCGACCGATCCGCCAGCTTGCGCACGCAATAGGCGTCGACGCCGCGCGCGACGTCCACCTTCTCGCCGGCGACCCCGCGGCTATCGGGGCCTTGTCAGGCTGGACGGTTCCCGCGCTGCCGCTGAAGGGGGGCGACATCGTCGCGCGCGGAATTGCGGCGGGCCCCGAGGTCGCGCGCATCCTGAAAGCGGTCGAGACCGAATGGGTGGCGGAGGATTTCCCCGGCGCGTCGCGCGTCGCCGAACTCGTCGATCAGAAGATCGGCCGCGCCAGCGACTGA
- a CDS encoding EAL domain-containing protein: protein MPIDRTGEDRPLLFVGWIDALPVPAALIRPMARGNFRLHASNAAFDRLSLSPVGVDAPIELLRAIERASQYPEESQEFSCQLGEGPAARDLRGSIGPLPTESGDDGLFLLTLIDRTQEMMTERNLRRELVSDSLTGLPNRAGFEELVEQRARTEGPGGDHAILLLDLARFSRINEHIGPMAGDELIITVARRLKSSLRSGDMLARTGGDEFAISSRIAGGRADVREMARRIRGCFDHPFRIGELKVSVDCALGCAIQPAIDTDIADQIRHAQIALKRAKQTDRIEIYEPEAAMLSDNRFGLETELRNAIEEDRLHLAFQPLIELSSGRVAGFEALARWDNSSGHAVSPTEFIPIAEDSGLIVPLGQWAIGKAAAVLAEWDRQNGGAVVDAYFSVNVSAIQLVRDDVAGVVRQALEKHKIGGERLMIELTESAIIGDPDLALSVLSELKALDARVAMDDFGTGYSNLAYLQRLPIDVLKIDRSFVEHMVDDRDKVAIVRTIQSLAEVLGMKTTAEGVETTDQARLLSALGCDFGQGFLFARPMDGKAALDYWRQSLARPIF, encoded by the coding sequence ATGCCTATTGATCGAACCGGCGAAGACCGGCCCTTGTTGTTCGTCGGCTGGATCGACGCTCTTCCGGTACCGGCCGCGCTGATCCGGCCGATGGCGCGCGGCAATTTCCGGCTTCATGCGAGCAACGCCGCCTTTGACAGGCTCAGCCTGTCACCCGTGGGCGTCGATGCGCCGATCGAACTGCTCCGCGCGATCGAGCGGGCGTCGCAATATCCCGAGGAATCGCAGGAATTCTCGTGCCAGCTGGGTGAAGGACCGGCGGCGCGCGACCTGCGCGGATCGATCGGCCCGCTGCCCACCGAATCGGGCGACGACGGGCTGTTCCTGCTGACGCTGATCGACCGGACGCAGGAGATGATGACCGAGCGCAACCTGCGCCGCGAGCTCGTCTCCGACAGCCTGACCGGGCTGCCCAACCGCGCCGGCTTCGAGGAACTGGTCGAACAGCGCGCACGCACCGAGGGACCGGGCGGCGACCATGCGATCCTGCTGCTCGACCTCGCGCGCTTTTCGCGCATCAACGAACATATCGGCCCGATGGCGGGCGACGAGCTGATCATCACCGTGGCGCGGCGCTTGAAGTCGAGCCTGCGCAGCGGCGACATGCTGGCGCGCACCGGCGGCGACGAGTTCGCCATCTCGTCGCGCATCGCGGGCGGCCGCGCCGATGTGCGCGAAATGGCACGGCGTATCCGCGGCTGCTTCGATCATCCGTTCCGCATCGGCGAACTCAAGGTCAGCGTCGACTGCGCGCTCGGCTGCGCGATCCAGCCCGCGATTGACACCGATATCGCCGACCAGATCCGTCACGCGCAAATCGCGCTCAAGCGCGCGAAGCAGACCGACCGCATCGAAATCTACGAACCCGAAGCCGCGATGCTGTCGGACAATCGCTTCGGGCTCGAGACCGAGCTGCGCAACGCGATCGAGGAAGACCGGCTCCACCTCGCCTTTCAGCCGCTGATCGAACTGTCGAGCGGCCGCGTCGCCGGATTCGAGGCGCTCGCGCGCTGGGACAATAGCAGCGGGCATGCGGTCTCGCCGACCGAATTCATCCCGATCGCCGAGGATTCGGGGCTGATCGTCCCGCTGGGCCAATGGGCGATCGGCAAGGCGGCGGCGGTGCTCGCCGAATGGGACCGGCAGAATGGCGGCGCGGTCGTCGACGCCTATTTCTCGGTCAACGTCTCGGCGATCCAGCTGGTCCGCGACGATGTCGCCGGTGTCGTCCGCCAAGCGCTCGAAAAACACAAGATCGGCGGCGAACGGCTGATGATCGAACTGACCGAAAGCGCTATCATCGGCGACCCCGACCTCGCGCTGTCGGTGCTGAGCGAACTGAAGGCGCTCGACGCGCGCGTCGCGATGGACGATTTCGGCACCGGCTATTCGAACCTCGCCTATCTCCAGCGCCTGCCGATCGACGTGCTCAAGATCGACCGCAGCTTCGTCGAGCATATGGTCGACGACCGCGACAAGGTCGCAATCGTCCGCACAATCCAGAGCCTCGCCGAAGTGCTGGGAATGAAGACCACCGCCGAGGGGGTCGAGACGACCGACCAGGCGCGGCTCTTGTCGGCGCTCGGCTGCGATTTCGGGCAGGGGTTCCTGTTCGCGCGGCCGATGGATGGCAAGGCGGCGCTCGATTATTGGCGTCAGTCGCTGGCGCGGCCGATCTTCTGA